TGTAAACTCTGATGCTTGACAGGCAGCTAGACCATCACGGAAAAGTCAAGAGTCATCATCTACCAAAGAAAAGAGTGATGATTCGTAAGTGTAGTTAATTGGCTGCTAGTACCATTATGTGCCTTGTAGTATTCATTGTGTAATTTTAACTTTAATTTTGCAGATACTCTCGAAAGGGTCGAACACACAAGAAAAGTCATAAGCAAACTCTGGAGTAACAACATTAAAGAAGATAGCATTCTCAATGTGTATATGATGATATTGTACTATTATTTGGTTTCATCATGGGTCTGTCATAATGCGCATGTTGTACTTTATTACATGAATGCCCTGAAGGAACTTGAGTTTTTAATTGCTCCAACCAAACCTGTACAAAACGTAGTAGGAACTTGAATTCTGATTCGTCATCGTACGTTAAGATTCCCCATCCCGATTATTATGTTTGACTGAGATGAATTTTATCATTGAAGGATTGAAATAAGTTTATTTGAACGTCAACATTCTTCAGTTGTGTGCCTGTATTTTGTATAGAAGTGTGTTCTTGAACAAAGTATTTTTGTGATCCGAGTAGCATACTATATGACATGTTACTGCTGTTCTAAGTCTAACTATGTGCATGATTATTTATTCTATCTATTGTATGATACTGATATCCCAAGTGTGGTACTGATATTCCAAGTGTATTATTTTAAGAGCTTGATACTCataaaaagtatttttaatgtAGATACACTAGGGATAATCTGTAGTTGCACAACTTGGTTAAAAAATTGCTGCTCTATTAAATATACCCTGTACTCATATAACTTGAGTAAATTTATAGATATTTTTCTCTAATTTTAATTAAGTTCTTCATAAAATTTTAAGTTATTAAAATCGCACTCTCTTCATAAACTAGTGGATTATTGCAACAAATTGGTAAATTGAGataacaaattaaatataacaaattaataaaatatgacATTAGGAGGCATGGGGTGATTTGGTTATCTTTCTGGTAATTTTGTGGAGTACACCGAAATTTGTTTGACTCTTATTTTTGGTACAAAATGACGACactaaataaaaaaaaaatagtaATAATTATAGCATGTTACACGATTTAGGTTTGGTACCCGATTTAGCATGTTATATCAAAGTAAGAAAATTATCTGAGCTCTTAAAAGTAGATATTAATTTATCTCAGATAAAAAAGCTACAAATAATTTTTAACCTGCTCAACTGCGcctgttttttttttaatttatctCGATACGAAAACTGAATGTACTTTCATTGACCGATTTTTCAAATACTCATTTTCGTTATCTCTGATCAAATATTCACTTAAGTTTAAGAAGTTGTTTGGTTTGAAAAGTGTTATGAGTTGAAATCAGGAATTGGGTTAAGATGACATGAGGTTGAGTTATCATTTATGATTTTGGGTGAGTGGTGGAatgaatattttaaattcaaaatagtttttaagttattaattttagttaatttaaatattattttaattattatatttaattttagttcattaaattaattttgtattaaaCATTTATATTTGATTACTTAAATAAAATTGGAATCATATAAATAAAATTGATTCCTCATACCCCTTACTGATATCAGTCTCTCCCCTTCGATATCAAAAACTCATATCTCGTAAATGAATGGGTTTGCTGGAACAAAAATTATAAATCAAATATAAGGTGTATGCGGTTGAAATGAATGAAATACTTAAATATATCGGAACGCCTCTAACCAAACGACACTTAAATGGGTTACCTGGCAATTCATTCGTGTCGTATAATTTCGTGTCGTATATTTTCGTGTTTCGTATACTCGAAGGTCAAATACAAAACCGACATGTTTAGAATCCGTAtattttcgtgtcgtgtactttcaTTTCGTTTCGTGTTTTTCGTGtaaaattgaatattaatattaattaaaataaataagtaaataaataaaatataagatttttaggtacaattttatgaaatataaaatatatatttttagatGACATTTGTATacatattataaaattaaatacccattttaaaaatcaagatgcatatatctattataaatatacatatattcattataaatattaatatttaaatataatactTTTTTATGTCGTGGTCGTATAATTGAAGTGAAAACACAAAACCGACACTAAATTTCGATCGTGTATTTTCGTATTCGTGTATTTTCATGTCGTGTACTAAAAAGGCAAACACAAATACTATATTCCTGTGTCATTCATGTCGTGTCCAAAATTATCCGGTTTCATTTACCACCTCTTTTCGCGTACACCGCTTTCCGAGTACACCCGAATGCTCGTCCAATTTGACCAAAAAAAATCGAGAACATAAATAAAAATAGTAGGGGTGAGCGCGGTGCGGGCGGTGCGATTTTTTTCTCAAACCGCAAATCAAACCGCACATGCGGTTTGATCAAAATTCCAAACCGCACTGCACCGCGTACCCTTAAAAACCGTATAAACCACACCACGAAAATTCGGTGTGATTTGGTGTGGTTCACTGCGGTTTACACTTTAAAAGTTCGAAAgatttaaataaaatacaaaacttaaatttaatcaaATTTCTGAATAATATAACAGAAATTCGCCAATATTCTTCAATAATACAAATTAGAAATTACACACTTGAAAGTTTAACTTTTTTGGAAAATCAATtacaaaaaaaaacttaaaagTATAAAGCAAAACACATAAATAGCAGCTCCAAAATTTGATCATGAATTATTATTAACtttgaaaaaataaatttgtaaaCAATGATCATGGATTAAGTTCAGGGCTAACTATTATAATCACATAAGAAATAATAGGATATAATGTAATCTTGGTACTTGTGAGAAGTGCTTGTGCGGAGCAAACAATAACCTTATTAAGTATTGTGCTGTAAATATTTAGTGGGATGACCCGATAGAAATATAagtatattaaatatatataggggaatgatcaaatagaaacccaaattaaaataaaaactagaaaccaaTCCTAGCTGTTCAATCCTTATTTCAACTTTTAATCTGAGCCAtccaattaatttaattaaaaaagaCATAAAAAGACAAAAATTATGTGAATTTAATATCATAACTGTTTTTACTTTCTCTCTCATCAACAATTATCTCTCCTCTGCTCTCTCTCTTCAAGAGTTCTCTCTATTCAATCGTTCTCGTCTCTCTCGATCGATCTCATCTGTTTTCCGATTGAATATTAAATATTGATCTCATCTGTTCATCTGTGTTGATACTTCTTTGTGATTGATTATTCTATCTTAGTGTTTTCAGGTTATCGTCAAATTTTATTATCTGATTAGTACTCAGAGATGATTATATCTGATTTGAATAAAATTAGAGACAATCAAGGTAAATAATCTCGTTTTCAGCTTAAATTAGCTCTTGATATTATGTTTTTATTTGTTCATTTGTTGATCTTTATCCTGATGAACTTTTTATTTAGTATTATTGTTGTAgatttgttttttgttttgtttttcatTCGGTTTATGTGTttgagtagatttttgtatataaatttgtgaaatttatatatttttgtagAGTGTTCAAATTTTTCGTTTGTTTGTGTTTATTTTAGTGATCGTCTTTTAAATATTAGTGGTTTTATTTGATATTGTAATGTTACTTGTCTTTTATTTGtgtattttaattatatttttattattagtTAGTGAGAATTATTAAAAATTAGATTCTTTATATCTTACGTTGTTTGTCTTTTATAAATATGTTTATTTTTAGGTTCTACTTGTGGTGATTCGTCTCGGATTAGCAGTGATATTTGTACTGAAGTTGTTAATGAAGTGACTTCAATTGAAAGTGAAAGTAGTGTAAGCATAACTCCCAGTGGTAGTTTGAATTACATACCTTGTTCTGTTAATGATACTAGTATACCCTTTACCAATCAGATTTTTGATTCTCTAGATAAAGGTTACAAGTTTTACAAGAATTATGGTCGATTAGGTGGTTTTACTATACGGAAGACAACTGAGAAGACATATGATGATGGACGTGTTCTGCTGAAGTATTTTGTTTGTAGTTGTGAAGGTTTTAATGATCTTAAGGATGATGCAAATCCAGCAGTTAAGAAAATGAGGATTGTTTCTAGGAGATGTGGATGCAAAGCGAAGATGATTTTGAAGTATATGTTTCCTGATAAGTATATTGTTAAGACTTTTGTTGAGCTACATAATCATCCGTTAGCTGATAAAAATGGTCGTCAGTTTTTGAGGGTTAATAGGGAGATGGATATTAGTTTAAGAAATCTTTGTTATAATGGTGCAAAAGTTAATATTGGTTCCAGCAAGATGTTTAGCTTTGCTAAAGAAATGTATGGCGGATATGCAAATGTAGGTGCGAACTTGCGAGATTTTCGAAATTTCAGTAGGGGTCTGAAATTATTCATTGGAGATAATGATGCACAAATGATTATTGATAAATTCAAACGTATTCAGCAGAATTCTGAAGGCTTCTATTTTGCTTTTGATGTTGATTCTTCTGGTCACCTAAACAAGTTGTTTTGGTCTGATGTTATTGGTCGGAGGAACTTTCAGTTGTATGGCGATGCAGTGTCATTTGATGCAACCTTTGATACCAATAGGTAATTTTACTAAATATCTGTAGTATTTTATGCAATGATTGATAATGTTTACTATTTAAATTCCAAGTGTTTAAGATTCTTGATGTTTTATTTAGTGCTTAATATACTGATGGTTTTGTAGATTATTTTTTTGCACGTCTGTTTTTTGTAGATTCAAGTTTTTAATACTCTAATTTTTATTGTATTATTTGTTgtgatattttttaaaaaaacaggTATAATATGATTTTTGCGCCTTTCACTAGTGTGGATAAGCATTATAGATGTGTGACTTTTGCGGCTTGTCTTTTATCACATGAGAGTATTGTTGGTTATAGTTGGGCTTTTGATCATTTAGTAAAGGTAATGGGACGAAATTCGGTTGTCATTGTTACAGATCAATGCCCTGCTATGAAAGTAGCTGTTCGTGACATTTTTTCTGAAGTGAATGGTTTAGTTGCTACTAAACACCGTTTATGCATGTGACATAATATGGAAAAATTTCCAGTAAAGGTAtgattttcattttttttaacaGCCTAGTATTAATACATTATATTATGTACTTATTTTATTTGTTATGTAACCTTTGCAGCTTGGTAATCGATTATGCAAAGAAACATATTTTATGGAAAAGATGAAAATGTACATATGGCCACCTGTAATAGAAATTGAGGAGTTTGAGAGGGGATGGGAAACAGTTCTCAAGGAATTTAACTTAGAAATCAATAAGTGGTTGGACGATTTGTATGCCTTAAGGGCATCATCGATTCCCGTTTTTTTTAGAAATGAAGCAATGTTTGGGTTAATGAGGACTACATCGAGATCTGAAAGTGAAAATTCTTTTTTTGCTCAATTTCACAAACAAGGAGATACATTATCTGAGTTTTGGTTACGATTTGAGAGTGCTATGGATAGACAAAGAAATGAGGCTGCTAGATTGGATGAGGAATCAAAGTCAAGTGTGCCTACTACATTTTCCACATGGTTTATTAAAGATGATGCTGCTCGTTTATTCACACGTACTATTTTTTACCAAGTTCAGGAGGAAATTTTTGCATCTTGTGTGGATATGCAGATTAAGCGTATGAGCAATGAAGTTGATGGTGTTACTTGTTTTGATATCAAGGATGTGAAAGTCAATGACAAACTTTTTAAGGTactatttttaaatattattgtttttattccCCCTGCCTACTATTCAAAATAAATATTGCAATCACTTTTGATATATTATTCAAATGATCAATtccataattttttcatattatgTAATTGCAAAGAATACAATTGTATGTATTTTATGAATTTTTACTTCAGTTGTATTGTTTTCTGATTTATTAAGTAGTTATTTGATTTTTTTACATGTATTATTTTAGTGATTGGTAGATGATGTTTTTGTGATTTGTCCTAAATATATTTGtgatttttattttgtatttttgtaatttttccCCAGGTCTCTGTGAGTATGAACCATGCTGTGTGTTCTTGCAAGAAATTTGTTATGTGCGGTATTGTATGCAGACATTCATTTTGTGGGTTGAAACATCAGAGTAACAAAGTTCCCTAAAAGTCTTATTCTTAATCGTTGGATGATAAATGCTGAGAGTGGAACTTCATCAAATTTAGATTTGGTAACCAGTGCTTGTTTTAAGTTGGAGCAGGTATCTTTGAAACTGACAAATATCTGGTTTGATTTTCGTGAATCTGTTGACAAGGCTGGAGTTAATATGGACAAGTTGGATTATGTACACTCAACTATAAAGCAATTGAATACTGATCttgatgatgaagatgaatcTGCTGTTACTTTTACCAAAAAAGATCACATGGCTGCCATGGTTGGTTAGCAACCTTCGGAAGAAGTAACAATTCTTGCCCCTAATATTTGCAAGAATaaagaaaattattttaagaGGCTGATGAGTGATAGGGAAAAGCATTGATCAAATCGAAAAAACGGTTTCGGAAGTGCATACTATGTCAGGCAACTACTCATGATGTCAGGAAATGTGAAAAAAGGAAGAATGCGAAGGCCAAATAAAAAGTGAAAAAAGTAAATAATGTGAAAGTAGTAGTTGTTAATGGAGAGAAAGCTGGATGACTGTTTTTGATGATATTACTTTTTAATTTTCATATATTTCTTAAATTGTTGGTAATTTTACTGTTTGGATATTATGGTACATTTCAAGTGACTAGTTCGCCGATATTGTTTGTTATAATTCTTTTTTAATATTGATTGTCAGTCTTTAAATTTTGAAGTTGCTATTACTATTTTTCTGGTTAATTTTATATATCGATTgttattttaatttgatttttatgAGGAATTGACTAAAATGTCATTATTTCAGTAAAAAATGCCCAAAATGTCACTTTTCAAAATTATGATCTAAAATGTCACTTTTTAACTGGGTATCGTGTAGAATTTTAAAACAGGGAAAAATGATACACAAAATACTATTTTTGCTATTGTTTTTAACATTCCAAGGTTACAAATATTAGATGAACTAACGTTTTGTGTGTATGTCTtttttcttatatttttcttACTTTTAAGTTTTGGGTTTTTTTGTCTTTcttcttatttttaaatttcttttGATGTATTGTTTAGGGGTTCGAAAATATCAGTTAATATTAcatttttgataattatttttatttaatatttttaaaatttaagattataccgtaatttaacaatttttaacatttagggttcaccaatccccttttgggtttagaaatattaaaaaataaattaataaatattacaCTGATTTAGGGTTTAGGCTTTAGGGTTTagcctaaaccctaaaccctagagggtatgttagatatatttgataatgtcatggctgttaggaatatgtgtattagtttgatgataagttaagcaaaacacttaagtagaaatctagtgtttgtagcctcaacggataagaccatcttggctatccgttgaaggagtagctttacttagcaataagtttagtattatagcacatttcactctctggtttcaagctgtaattcttagatgttgttaggaaataatcagtcatgttgactactaatggatgtacaaataggagggctaattgtaaatatttcatgccttgtaattttgtataagtgaagaagtgtcaacggatattgaagaccttcaacggataagaaacaaagcttcaatggatgtcactaatgcttcaacggataatatccatcaacggataagtgcttcaacggataatatccatcaacggataaatgcttcaacggataatatccatcaacggataagtgcttcaatggataaagacttcaactgataatgcatcaacggataaagctacaacggataaagcctcaacggataaggcatcaacggatgaaagcttcaacggatgcttagttcattagcagttgatggtgacaattcacaagctaacagaggcacatgggttgacagagacatactggaatgtggaagcctctaggaggaatcaagaaaatgcagcatttccattctgatgcaaacaaggaagtattcaaagatttacagattatcctagattgcattggatagagaaatgaagaagaaacatgtaaagaatcttttcaattgtattttacagtttgtcttcacttgtaaacttggtgatatataaaccaagtagcagctagtaattagatatgaattttccttgagctgtttagaaatatcaaaagagaaaatcatctagtttgtactaggaagcagctgtgatttaattctttgaatcacagattttctgaaataacacatctccggtggaacaacaaatccaccagaaaagtttttaagttctttgtgttcattacatttgtgtttgaatatatatctgtctgcatcagcttcaagcaattcacacacatttgatcactcaaacacttagccttagaaactgctcaaaacttgaaaaaagttttgagatttacattcaaccccccttctgtaaatctcattgttagtccactgggaataacaatggctaatatgatttatgtttagttttcagatcttacttaaacaggataagtcagtacttactggaagtcaggacttaaggatatcagtacttatattatcaggagataatcatcagaagatggatatcagaacttaagtgctgaagtatgttcagataaggatagtagttgattaaaggaaagaagatcgagataaacataagaagagatatgcatgaagaaggagttctatgaagaataaaatacttggaagaaaagatatctgattgatatattttaggaagcagaattatattccatatcaattagcgattatcttgtaactgtgtagtatataaacacagacatagggtttacactaaaagtgttatcatattcgagaagattattcattgtaaccctagcagctctcgtgataattattcatcactgagaggtaacagttccatactgtaacagagtttattgtttcaataaagtttgttttctgttacttgaaatattaaaagttcgatttgattatatttatacactgtattcaccccctctacagtgtgtgtgacctaacaagtggtatcagagcctatctgttaacacacatacagttaaagatccaaacacaatcatgtctgacacagaaactccaactaagcctaccaaaactgaagaaccaccaaagacacaaattcaaagtcggtatgagaccatcagagttcccatactgagaccatctgaatatcctatatggaaggtgaggatgactatgttcctggaagcaacagatccagaatatcttgatagaatcaaggaagggcctcacaaaccaaccaagctcattgttgcagttgcaggtgaagcagcaaagaccgtaccaaaggagaagagtgattatactgctgaagatatagcatcaattgctaaggatgctaaggtacgacacttaccgcatagtgccattgataatgtaatgtcaaacagggtaattaactgcaagactgctaaggagatatgggatgctctggaaacaaggtgtcagggaaccgatacaattaagaacaggaagacaatactcactcaagagtatgaacactttgactcaaaggctaatgagtcattgactgatttatatgatagatttgtcaaactcttgaatgatttgtcattggttgataaggagtatgatcttgaagattcaaaccttaaattcctgttagctcttcctgaatgctgggatttgaaggcaacaacaataagagacaactacaatcttgatgaaacaactcttgatgaaatttatggaatgctcaagactcatgaacttgagatggaacaaagaagcaaaaggaaaggaggaaagtcaaggacagttgctcttaaggctgaagaagaatcccccaaggcagctacctcaaggaaagacaagggtaaagcttttttcacaaagtctgatactgagtcatcaagttctgaaagtggtgatgactcagattctgaaagcttgcctgagactgatgctgatgaggagatgatgaagctatgtgctcttatggtgaaagggatcacaaagattgcatacaggaagttcaggaagggaaaaaagttttccaggaaaggcacaagttctgataaaaagaatttcagaagatttgagggcagaggaggaaagtctgatagaggagattataccaatgtcaaatgctatcACTGTGATGAGAaaagccacatatctcctgattgcaagaaagtgaagggtgaaaaaggcaaggctctcgtcataaagaagaaaagctggacatacacctcagactctgaaagtgaggagaactatgctctgatggcaaatgctgataaagaaagtgttgagagcagttctgaagctgctgaaacaaaggtacctcagactacttatgcttttcatactgatgatattattgagttgagaagatatcttaaaaccatgtttgttagttatagaaatcaactttaacatgtgaaagattaacttctgaaaatcttgcttttaagaaaagaaatgatttcttagaaaatgagttagttatgttccatcaaactcagaaggatagatatgatgttttttatgttagggatgaagtgctaaaaatgaatgaatctctaaaaactgagttagaaaaggaaagagagattatcaggacttggactaactctggcagaacaactcgaaatttgctaagtagtgaaaattggaaagagggcttaggttatggagatgataagaatgataaaggaactgtagaaattaatcctgttgttaagcaaaagccaaagttaaaacctgttaagtttgtaactgtaaagtctgataatgagaaatcagaagttaaagaggaattaacttctgacaaactaaaatatgaaaagacagctgaagtaaacataggcttaatgactaagaagcaacttaagcataagctgaaagatgttaagaattcaaacaaggtaaaattacctaggaaaaataggaatggaaaggaaggtgtgaataaaagcaatgattataaacctgttcctgatgctcctaggaaaacatgtcataactgtggaagttctaaccatctggcttctttttgcaggaagaataagaacataaactccttaccttcaaaatcaggagttaagagtcagtctgttagatataaaccacaaaatccttgttttcgttgtggtagtttatggcattccatttatacttgtaaggaatatcatagtttgtactatgattattatcaaataaaaccttctttgaagaaagtttccattgttccttctagtgtaaattctgattcaaagtctgatagtgtaagttctgataagaaaaatattaacataaactctgatgctaaatccgctgcaaatgttaacaaacttaataaggccaaaggatccaagcaagtctgggtccttaaaactaataattagtggtctttgtgattgcagggcaacaggaaaaatattctagttctggacagtggatgttcaggacatatgactggaaataaagccctgctatcagactttgtagagaaagctggcccaagtgtttcttatggagatggcaacattggaaaaacattgggatatggcaatattaatcttgggaatgtcatcattagagaagtagctctggtctcaggacttaaacacaatctgctgagtataagtcaaatctgtgacagaggttatcatgttgatttctttaaagaacactgtgaagttatgagtaaatccaaaggcaaagttgttctaaaaggatacaagcgtggtaacatttatgaagctaagctttcaacaagtactgatggttctgcaatctgtctgatgagtagagcatcaattgaagaaagctggaattggcacaagaaactctctcatttaaatttcaacaatataaataaactagtcaagaaagatcttgtgagaggactgccaaagtcagtatttgctcctgatggcctttgtgatttttgtcagaaggccaaacaaagaaaatcttcattcaagagcaagactgaatcatcaattcttgagccttatcatctactacatgttgatctatttggtccagtgaatgtcatgtctattgcaaagaagaaatatgcgttggtcatagtggatgagttcaccagatacacatgggtgtatttcttgcacacaaaaagtgaaactgcatctatcttgattgatcatgtcaaacatctggataaattggtcaaagattctgtgaaaaccataaggagtgata
This sequence is a window from Apium graveolens cultivar Ventura chromosome 9, ASM990537v1, whole genome shotgun sequence. Protein-coding genes within it:
- the LOC141686331 gene encoding protein FAR1-RELATED SEQUENCE 5-like, yielding MIISDLNKIRDNQGSTCGDSSRISSDICTEVVNEVTSIESESSVSITPSGSLNYIPCSVNDTSIPFTNQIFDSLDKGYKFYKNYGRLGGFTIRKTTEKTYDDGRVLLKYFVCSCEGFNDLKDDANPAVKKMRIVSRRCGCKAKMILKYMFPDKYIVKTFVELHNHPLADKNGRQFLRVNREMDISLRNLCYNGAKVNIGSSKMFSFAKEMYGGYANVGANLRDFRNFSRGLKLFIGDNDAQMIIDKFKRIQQNSEGFYFAFDVDSSGHLNKLFWSDVIGRRNFQLYGDAVSFDATFDTNRYNMIFAPFTSVDKHYRCVTFAACLLSHESIVGYSWAFDHLVKVMGRNSVVIVTDQCPAMKVAVRDIFSEVNGLVATKHRLCM